One window of the Zea mays cultivar B73 chromosome 3, Zm-B73-REFERENCE-NAM-5.0, whole genome shotgun sequence genome contains the following:
- the LOC100275442 gene encoding uncharacterized protein: protein MGNQGLTLVTEGNRLFLSHLPCAAMWGRILSPSDVGDGRATGLTGDTSLGCADVRHSYHGSPSVISHRGGLAGG, encoded by the exons ATGGGGAATCAAGGGTTGACCCTTGTGACG GAGGGTAATCGCCTATTCCTCTCCCACCTACCATGTGCTGCAATGTGGGGTCGGATCCTCAGCCCTTCCGATGTTGGCGATGGACGAGCTACAGGGCTGACTGGAGATACCTCGCTCGGTTGTGCGGATGTCCGACACTCATATCACGGGTCTCCAAGCGTGATTAGCCATCGTGGAGGCCT GGCAGGAGGCTGA